One window from the genome of Hippocampus zosterae strain Florida chromosome 7, ASM2543408v3, whole genome shotgun sequence encodes:
- the cenpt gene encoding centromere protein T yields MDSTENLSPGILLRHILRTEPLRTPVTRSVSKEQRRTLTRSTRTRAKDGPARTPQDIMRRKMRESISRKSLPRTKRSASARLKTAITPASSSMSFDEADTPRHLLRKILQTEPTKSPVVHHEAAPMKPQPPAADSSIANEHPSVELSGLDLPNLTSDMAASQEKGLKRKRPRRSFSVTAFEERLNHNDDAEKESDKSTRGDFSLSLSNSSLLSLKTPFVNDQSERKGLRRRASSRQRITEHKFADAVNKMHLDHGASSSMQGQPGLGETITLGPSEVGDLEVGADIIHCNTALYAMPDATAAPDLAAVATQDKSTVLASQIQRVSEQDGQKELDAGSQLPEVSESQARRATANYEDQAAVSQSEGEAAGLEPEEGEVEGMALDSPTEETECEETSAEEGEAAVTSEEKEAGVDSETEDVVESQPEEEVAAPPLSEESDMAQEENDGQWQQEEDEADEEEERDHNVQHEERRAHRSVGALVVPVAEDEDTEPDMRTPPFVREKMTFDLPYPTAPTILKPQASTSTEDQPPAKPKRARKRRSGAAARRDVGVPKSYLMSTFRHFAKTRVSADVYPVLRDAMEKFLDRMAEDLETFALHAGRKTIEVEDAILLLKRQGHVNDKVPVEVLIEKYLRMEQRKLLIPIATRGNVVVPKMRK; encoded by the exons TGTTTCCAAAGAGCAGAGGCGCACATTAACTCGCAGCACCAGAACGAGAGCCAAAGATGGACCTGCACGGACCCCGCAGGACATTATGAGGCGTAAGATGCGTGAG AGCATATCCAGGAAATCTCTGCCACGGACAAAAAGATCTGCCTCTGCCCGGTTGAAAACGGCAATCACGCCGGCCTCGTCCTCAATGTCATTTGACGAGGCAGACACGCCAAGGCACCTTCTAAGGAAGATCCTCCAGACAG AACCAACCAAGTCACCCGTGGTTCACCACGAAGCTGCGCCAATGAAGCCGCAGCCGCCTGCAGCGGACTCCAGCATTGCCAACGAGCATCCAAG CGTTGAGCTGTCCGGCTTGGACTTGCCCAATTTAACGTCCGACATGGCAGCGAGCCAGGAAAAAGGCCTGAAGAGGAAGAGACCACGTCGCAGCTTCAGCGTAACCGCCTTCGAAGAGCGCCTCAACCATAATGACG ATGCTGAAAAGGAGTCGGACAAATCGACGCGAGGCGACTTCTCGCTTTCTTTGTCAAA CTCCTCTTTGCTGAGTCTAAAAACGCCCTTTGTGAATGATCAGTCCGAGAGAAAAGGCCTGCGGAGGAGAGCATCTTCCCGTCAAAGAATCACTGAACACAAGTTTGCCGATGCCGTAAATAAGATGCATTTAGATCACG gagCCAGCAGTTCTATGCAGGGCCAGCCCGGCCTCGGTGAGACCATCACTCTGGGTCCGAGCGAGGTGGGTGACCTGGAAGTTGGCGCTGACATTATCCACTGCAACACCGCCCTCTATGCCATGCCTGACGCCACCGCCGCCCCCGACCTCGCCGCGGTCGCCACGCAGGACAAGTCCACGGTCCTGGCGTCTCAGATTCAGAGGGTGTCGGAGCAGGATGGGCAGAAAGAGCTCGACGCCGGGAGTCAACTCCCGGAGGTGTCTGAGAGCCAGGCGAGGAGGGCCACCGCCAATTATGAAGACCAAGCGGCGGTTTCCCAATCTGAGGGTGAAGCAGCCGGATTGGAACCTGAGGAAGGTGAAGTGGAAGGGATGGCTCTGGATTCTCCAACTGAAGAAACAGAGTGTGAAGAAACATCTGCAGAAGAGGGGGAGGCCGCCGTGACATCTGAAGAGAAGGAGGCTGGCGTCGACTCGGAAACCGAAGACGTGGTTGAGTCTCAGCCTGAAGAGGAGGTCGCTGCCCCCCCTTTGTCTGAGGAAAGCGACATGGCCCAAGAGGAGAATGACGGGCAGTGGCAGCAGGAGGAAGATGAagctgatgaagaggaggaaagaGATCATAACGTGCAACACGAGGAACGGCGAGCTCATCGATCTGTGGGCGCACTTGTCGTGCCTGTTGCAGAGGATGAGGACACGGAGCCCG ACATGAGGACTCCACCATTCGTTCGTGAGaaaatgacctttgacctcccATATCCGACTGCGCCCACCATATTGAAGCCTCAAGCCAG TACTTCCACTGAAGATCAACCGCCAGCCAAACCAAAACGAGCGAGAAAGCGGAGGAGTGGCGCGGCGGCGCGGAGGGACGTTGGCGTTCCCAAGAGCTACCTGATGAGCACCTTTCGCCACTTTGCCAAAACCAGGGTCTCTGCAGATGTTTACCCCGTCTTGAGGGACGC aatggagaaattccttgATCGGATGGCGGAGGACCTGGAAACATTTGCCCTTCACGCCGGGAGAAAAACCATTGAGGTGGAAGACGCCATTCTGCTGTTGAAAAG GCAGGGTCATGTCAACGACAAGGTGCCGGTGGAAGTGCTGATTGAAAAATACCTTCGCATGGAGCAGCGCAAGCTCCTCATCCCCATAGCAACCAGGGGCAACGTCGTCGTGCCCAAAATGAGGAAATGA